The following nucleotide sequence is from Vigna radiata var. radiata cultivar VC1973A unplaced genomic scaffold, Vradiata_ver6 scaffold_275, whole genome shotgun sequence.
GATTGATTCCAATGCCTTCGCAGCAAATGGCCAAATCGACAACAGACCACACAAAGGCAGGCCGTATTGTGATCATTGTCGCCGTTTGGGTCACTCacgagaaacgcgtttgaaaatCCACGGCAAGCCACTAGACTGGAAACCTTACAGACCCACAGGAGATTCATCAAATCACGCTACCAATGATTTCGTTACAACATCTACCTTCAACAAGGAACAAATGGAAATTCTTCAACGACTTATCAGTGGAAATCATTCCATGACACCTTCAATCCAAGCCAACACACTCATGCACGAAAACAGTTTCCAAGCCAACACTCTCATGCACGAAAACAGTGAGCATAAAGCCCTCCTCACCTCCGGCgatgatgaatcaatattttattgatttcacttagtttattgtgctagaattaatcagggaattgtgcttaattgtccggtattttcctgtttttcctaattatgcttaatttgaccggaaattctaattttaattaatttgaattttctgagctaattatttgcattattattttcagggaaaattttggaaacacaatttgggacatttggaNNNNNNNNNNNNNNNNNNNNNNNNNNNNNNNNNNNNNNNNNNNNNNNNNNNNNNNNNNNNNNNNNNNNNNNNNNNNNNNNNNNNNNNNNNNNNNNNNNNNNNNNNNNNNNNNNNNNNNNNNNNNNNNNNNNNNNNNNNNNNNNNNNNNNNNNNNNNNNNNNNNNNNNNNNNNNNNNNNNNNNNNNNNNNNNNNNNNNNNNNNNNNNNNNNNNNNNNNNNNNNNNNNNNNNNNNNNNNNNNNNNNNNNNNNNNNNNNNNNNNNNNNNNNNNNNNNNTGTTGGACGGTGCCTACACTTTGCAGCAGCCGTCACTCATCTTGCTTGGCTCATTCTCGGCAGATTGTTGGACGGTGCCTACACTTTGCAGCAGCAGGCAAATTTaattttcccttgttttgaatGTTGAGTTTTCTTTTGGAAAAGGATTACACTTTTTTTGGTGATTTTTCATGGAATTTACTTTGAATATTCATATTTTGGATAATGGTTGAAAGAAGCTGCACTTAGAAAGCCAATGCACGTGATTGAANCTTCAATTCAGCatcttttaattctttcatttaaCGTTGTTGGCATTTagtaaattctatttatttccTTGCTTTCCATTAGAAATTAGAACGGTACATGATTAggatattttctattttattttgcttatttttaaaaatagttgcAAGAGTTTCCTTTTCCCTTGTGAAGCGGtgctttatttaattattggtGCANCACCTTACACTTAAATTNGGATGCACACATGCACCTTTTTCTTTAGTAAGAAACCGTAGTATAGATGATTATTTATTGCCTTTTTATTATTAGCTTgcttttaaatatcattttcaatctCACTTTCTTTTACTATTCACTTGTTCTTTTTACATTTGTTGccatgataaattaaattaattgtttagtTCAacgttgcattttaatttggtttaagtatttctttttttatgtttttaattttcatagcTTTACGTTTCAATTAGTTTCATCCTTTAGCATCAAAGCTTTATTCTTGTTACAATGcgcatttcatttttagttaaatGTTTCTTTACCAGTTTTTATGTTTTCCAAATTTCTTCCAGCATTTTCAATTCTGCTTggttatgtttaattttcatgcatttaatttagtttaattctcatctcaaacaccttcaaaccccccctccccactatgtgttagacctgattctgaactgcagttggtccttgagagacgacctaggagtcattccctagctatactgcatttctcatatgcaatcaaatttgattgggcggcgacacccatcaacaaCCTTTCATGGATTGTTGATTCTGGCGCGTCAGATCATATGACTGATAACTCATCTATATTCTCCACATTGAATTCGTGTAATTCGATTGCCACTACGATTGCCAATGGAAGCAAGTCATCGATAAAGGGAGTTGGAACTGTTAAACTCTCTAAAAAACTCACCTTGACTCAAGTTTTTTACATTCCTGATCTTAAGTGCAACCTCTTGTCAGTGTCAAAACTAAATAAGGATTTGAAATGTTTAACAGTATTTGAAAGCAATTTGTGTCTGTTTCAGGAGCGGGAGTCAGGAACGATGATTGTATGTGCTAAACTCATAAATGGGCTCTACCATTTTTCTGCAAATAAACAAAGTCATCATTCTCGTCCACCAAAGTCAACATCACTGTCTTATCCTTgctatttttcttcaaataaaactggTGATGTTATGCTTCTTCATTATCGATTAGGTCACCCGAATTTTGGGTATCTCAAGCACTTGTTTCCAAATTTGTTCATTAATAAAAAGGTGGATGATTTTTTCTGTGAAGTGTGTCAGTTATCGAAACATACTCGTGCATCTTATATTCCATTACCATATGTTGCATCataacctttttcaaaaattcattgTGACATTTGGTTCCTCATTCTTGTTGACAATCATACATGTCTATGTTGagtttatcttatgaaaataaaatctgaaaccATATCAACAATCAAGCAGTTTCATTCAATGGTTATTACTCAATTTCAAACTCAAATAACCAATTTTCACTTGGATAATGCAAAAGAATTTTTCAGCAAAGACCTTAGCAATTTCTTCTCATGTAATGGAATTATTCATCTGAGTTCATGTGTTTCCACACCTCAACAAAACAACATTGAATAACGTAAATTGTGTCATTTGTTACAAGTAGCCCAATCAATCATGTTCACCTCTCATGTTCCTAAGTTCTATTGGGGTGATGCTATTCTCACCTCAAGATATTTAATCAACTGAATGCCTTCAAGAGTCCTCAAGTTCAAAACACCATGTTAGGAACTCCAAGAGTTATTCCCAGCCTATCAATTAGTTTCCGGAATCTCACCAAAAATCTTGGGGTGTTCCTCTTTTGTCCACTTATAAAATAAGGGAAACCTTGATCCAAAGTCAATTGAATGCATATTTGTGGGATATTCACCAACTCAAAAGGGTTACAAATGTTACTCTCCctcacacaaaaaatatttcatcaccATGTATGTTACATTCAATGAACAAGAATTCTTTTATCCAAGCTCTCGGCTTCAGGGGGAGAAACAAAATCATGTTGAATCCTCAATCTTTTGCTTAGTTTTCCAACACCATACCCTTGCCAAAAATTGAACCATGTCAAATTTCACGTCAGTTTGACACTACCAGTCCAGTCACCGCAAACACGAGTCTGTCAATTACAGCTATCCCAAACACGAGTTAGTCAAGTGTCCCAAACATGAATCCACAAATGGTCCCAAACACGAGTCCATGTCCAATAGAAGCAGATAGAGCTCAATCACATATTTAATTTGAGTTCTTGACTTCTGACACTGAGCAACATGAAAAGCAACCAGGTATTATTAATTTATCTCAAGTTCCTAATTTTAATGATACTAATGTGGATCTCCCAAATGCACTAAAGAAACAATCTTGATCATGCGACCCTTATTGAATTGATGACTACATATATTATGGAAATTTGTCAGATAGCCACCATGCATTTGTATCCTCTCTTGATGCAATTCAAATTTCTCGATCCATTAAAGAAGTTTTTAGTGTCAGTGAATGAAAACAAGTCGTACAGGTTGAGATGAAGGCTTTAGAAAGGAATAACACATGGGAATTAACAACTTTTCCTCCAGGTAAGAAAGCAATAGGTTATCGTTGTTTACGATAAAACATACCAAGCAAGAGTTGTTTGTGGTATTGGATTATACTGAATTCTCAAATTTCTCAatccaaatattttttcaattttttatcaaattcatGGGAAGAAATAACGAGGGCAAATGAACTATTAGTACTTAAAATGTGAGtatttgatttgatatattgtaaaattcaattatttaatttgaatgtgCAATTTCCGTTTTCCATTTACTCCACAAAAAGTGAGCAATAACCTCTAATTCGCTCTATCCACACTGCAATCCTTGAGTTGACATGGTACTTATATCAGTACCGAAGATAATGTGAACATTACGTTCGAAAGAAACAAATGACTCAAGCTCTCTCAATGAGTAGATAACTTTCTTCCCTTTCATTTCACttgcaataaatatatattgattaacACATTAAAGTTTTGGTTGGTTGAGTTCACCTACCTCAAAATTCTTACAAGTCTTAAAATGCAACTTATGCATCTATTAGACAATTTTACTTATGTCAATTGGCTCTAAAATGAAACTTTGGAGCAGAATAGGAAAGTGACTATTGGAAAAAGCACAACAAAACTTTTTCTGGAGACACATTCAGtccttaaaattaatttctcgAACGTTGacctatatttttattgaaataatattttcttaaaatatataataatataatagtgtagtaaataataaaataaataataactgacttagaaaattttattatattaggttctttaatatgtttattgaaatattattcaaataagtGTAGGTTTGgactattttataataaattgacTAGATTTTATTAGTTAGTATGTCTATTGGAATTGAGTAAAAACAATTTTGACAAAACTGAAAAGTAATCTCAAAGAACATAACACCAGTACAAGTAGTGtagttaaataaatttctcTATATTAGAATttaacttgtgatttattaagTCTACAAGAGTTATGCACCCAAACAGAAAGAGCACTGTGCACGCTGCATACAAGTGTTGCAAACCTACTCAAGGGGATCATAAGATGCTTGCAGATGAACATTAAGGATACAAGTTTTCCATCTTCCCGCGTCATACTTAATTTGCTATATTTTTCACATCTTTATTCAATCACGGCTACATGTTTTGTGTCATTAACAATAGTTGGACGAGGTTGTACGACAAACAATTTCACTCTGttatataattcttttcatAGACactaaaaaactgaaaaagtaaatatacttAATGTCtttaattaactaaaatcaACTTATACACTTTAGTTCTTTGAAATAATGGGATGAGAACAAACCTAAAAAATACTGGTATTCCATTTCACGTTCTTCAATCTCAACcgttgaaattttaattaatatatgcatgatgAATTTACATGGTACATACATTTCCTGACGTTCCGCATTCAAAAAGCATGGAAACATGAACCTTCAGTTTTGAAAACGACACCCACCACCACCGAACATTTCAGGTAGGCATCTTGAATCTCTACCATTTGTAACATCTAAAGGTTAATTTTGAGAGTAGGTATTTCAGAACTGTGCAACTTTAGTGCATAGAGTTGACTGAAATTGCTTTCCTTTCCGATCACATCTCTCAACAAACTTTCTGCAACTGATTCCTTTCCTTTGCGATAAATAATCACTTGCTTGCTGTTGAGATCATGGCATTAGCTGTTGTAGGTGGTTCACTCCTTTCTGCTTTCATTGAGGTTGTATTTGACAAATTAGCTTCCCCTGAGCTTGTAAACTTCATCCGTTGGAAGAAGCCTGACAAGCTGCTTCAAAAGATGAGGAGCCAGCTGCTAGTGGTTAAAgttgtgcttgatgatgctgAGAAGAGGCAAATCACAGACTCCAATGTCAAAGAGTGGCTCGATCTTCTCAATGATGTTGTTTACGAGGTTGATGACTTACTTGATGAAGTTTCTACGAAAGTTGCTACTCAGAAGAAGGTAACCAATTCCTTATCACATCTTTTTAacagaaagaaaattgttagtATTAGTAAGTTGGAAGACATAGTAGGAAGATTGGATGACATTTTGAAACAAAAGCAGAATCTTGATTTGAAAGATATTCCAGTGGAGAACAACCAGCCATGGAAACCTCAGCCAACATCTTTGGAAGATAGATATGATATATACGGTAGGTATGAAGACAAGGAAACCATTATGAAGTTGGTGTTAGAAGATAGCAGTGATGGTGAAGAAGTGTCTGTGATCCCTATAGTTGGCATGGGTGGGATTGGAAAAACCACTTTGGCCCGATCTGTGTACAACGATGGCAAATTGAAGCAGATATTTGATTTAAAGGCATGGGTTTGTGTTTCTGATATATTTGATATTGTGAAGGTCACAAAAACTATGATAGAGGAAATTATTCAAAAGCCTTGTAAATTGAATGATCTAAACACAATTCAACTTGACTTGTTGGACAAACTGAGGGGTAAAAGATTCTTGATTGTCTTGGATGATGTTTGGATGGAGGATTGTGATAGTTGGAGTAGTCTTACGAAGCCATTCCTAAGTGGGATTAGGGGAAGCAAAGTTCTCATGACAACCCGCAATGAAAATGTAGCGGCTGTAGTCCCTTTTCATAGTGTTAAAGTGTATCATCTGAACAAATTGTCAAATGAAGATTGTTGGTTGGTGTTTGCAAACCATGCATTTCCTCTCTCAAGAAGCAGTGGGAACAGAGGAACTCTAGAAAAGATTGGAAAAGAGATTGTTAAAAAGTGTAATGGGTTGCCTTTAGCAGCACAGTCACTTGGAGGAATGTTGAGAAGAAAACACGCTATTAGGGATTGGAATAATGTACTTGAAAGTGACATTTGGGAACTTCCTGAAAGTCAGTGTAAAATTATTCCAGCACTTAGAATTAGCTATAATTATCTTCCTCCACATTTAAAACGGTGTTTTGTTTATTGTTCATTGTATCCCAAAgattacaaaattcaaaaacatgAACTGATCCTGTTGTGGATGGCTGAAGATCTTGTAAAAGCACCAAAAAAAGGAAAGACATTAGAACAAGTTGGCAAGGAGTATTTTGACGAATTGGTTTCAAGATCGTTTTTCCAAAGTTCAAGTCATCCGACTTCAGGTAATTGTTTTCTGATGCACGACCTCATGCACGATCTAGCAACTTTCCTTGGCGGGGAATTCTATTTCAGAGCAGATGAACTTAGAAAAGGAACCAAGATTAACAGAAAGACTCGTCATTTGTCTTTTACAAGATTCAGTGATCCAGTCTCGgatattgaaatttttgaaacagTTAAATTTTCAAGAACTTTCTTGCCGATCGATTATAAAGATTTTCCATTCAACAATGAAAAGGCACCACGTGTTATAGGGTCGATGCTCAAGTACTTGAGAGTTTTATCATTTCGTGACTTCCAAAGTGTGCTTGCTCTGCCTGATTCAATAGGTGAATTGATCCATTTGCGTTACTTAAATCTCTCTTATACAGGTATAGCAACACTGCCGGAGTCATTGTGTAATCTATACAATCTACAGACTTTGAAGTTGTATTGTTGCTCTGAGCTGACTAAGTTGCCTGGTGCCATGCAAAATCTTGTAAACTTGCGTCATCTTGAAATTCTTAATACTTCCATAAAGGAGATGCCTAAAGGAATGGGGAAACTAAATCAAATGCAGAATTTGGATTTCTATATAGCCGGTAAGCATATAGAGAATAGCATCAATCAACTGAGAGGACTTCCAAATCTCCATGGTTCCTTTTGTATTCAGAAACTAGAGAATGTTACTCAAGCTGAAGAAGCATTAGAGGCCAGGTTAATGGATAAGAAGCACATAAACGACTTATCCTTGGAATGGTCTGTATGTAACAACAATAGCACCAACTTCCAAATTGAATTAGATGTACTCAGCAACTTACAACCTCACCAAGACCTGAAATCACTTTCAATAAGCGGTTATAAAGGAACAAGATTTCCAGAATGGATGGAGAATTGTTCATACTATTACACGACAATTCTAAGTTTACATAATTGTAACAACTGTTCCAAGCTTCCTTCACTTGGGCAACTACTGTCTCTCAGGCGCTTACATATTTCAA
It contains:
- the LOC106754865 gene encoding putative disease resistance RPP13-like protein 1 isoform X1, which codes for MALAVVGGSLLSAFIEVVFDKLASPELVNFIRWKKPDKLLQKMRSQLLVVKVVLDDAEKRQITDSNVKEWLDLLNDVVYEVDDLLDEVSTKVATQKKVTNSLSHLFNRKKIVSISKLEDIVGRLDDILKQKQNLDLKDIPVENNQPWKPQPTSLEDRYDIYGRYEDKETIMKLVLEDSSDGEEVSVIPIVGMGGIGKTTLARSVYNDGKLKQIFDLKAWVCVSDIFDIVKVTKTMIEEIIQKPCKLNDLNTIQLDLLDKLRGKRFLIVLDDVWMEDCDSWSSLTKPFLSGIRGSKVLMTTRNENVAAVVPFHSVKVYHLNKLSNEDCWLVFANHAFPLSRSSGNRGTLEKIGKEIVKKCNGLPLAAQSLGGMLRRKHAIRDWNNVLESDIWELPESQCKIIPALRISYNYLPPHLKRCFVYCSLYPKDYKIQKHELILLWMAEDLVKAPKKGKTLEQVGKEYFDELVSRSFFQSSSHPTSGNCFLMHDLMHDLATFLGGEFYFRADELRKGTKINRKTRHLSFTRFSDPVSDIEIFETVKFSRTFLPIDYKDFPFNNEKAPRVIGSMLKYLRVLSFRDFQSVLALPDSIGELIHLRYLNLSYTGIATLPESLCNLYNLQTLKLYCCSELTKLPGAMQNLVNLRHLEILNTSIKEMPKGMGKLNQMQNLDFYIAGKHIENSINQLRGLPNLHGSFCIQKLENVTQAEEALEARLMDKKHINDLSLEWSVCNNNSTNFQIELDVLSNLQPHQDLKSLSISGYKGTRFPEWMENCSYYYTTILSLHNCNNCSKLPSLGQLLSLRRLHISNMISVKTIDAGFYKKNDCSSVTPFPSLESLYIYNMPCWETWVAFDSEAFLVLKDLYIQNCPKLKGDLPDHLPALQTLAIRNCELLVSSVPGTPTLRTLEISESNKLAFHSFPLLVERIEIEGSPVVESMMEAITNIQPTCLHYLSIKDCSSDISFPGDHLPISLKTLIISGLNKLKFPMQHKHELLESLSVNSSCDSLTSLPLVSFPNLIRLQIINCENMESLSVLGSDSFKSLSSFEIGRCPNFVSFSGEGLSAPNLTRFIVYDCDKLKSLPDQMCTLLPKMEYLSISNCQQLESFPEGGMPPNLRIVEINNCEKLLSGQPWVSKDIFTYLKVWGPCDGINSFPKEGLLPPSLTSLQLFGFSSLETLECKGLLHLTSLREFHIQSCKKLANIVGERLPISLIKLSINRCPLLQKRCHIKDRQIWPKISHVRGINIDGRWIQ
- the LOC106754865 gene encoding putative disease resistance RPP13-like protein 1 isoform X2 — encoded protein: MRSQLLVVKVVLDDAEKRQITDSNVKEWLDLLNDVVYEVDDLLDEVSTKVATQKKVTNSLSHLFNRKKIVSISKLEDIVGRLDDILKQKQNLDLKDIPVENNQPWKPQPTSLEDRYDIYGRYEDKETIMKLVLEDSSDGEEVSVIPIVGMGGIGKTTLARSVYNDGKLKQIFDLKAWVCVSDIFDIVKVTKTMIEEIIQKPCKLNDLNTIQLDLLDKLRGKRFLIVLDDVWMEDCDSWSSLTKPFLSGIRGSKVLMTTRNENVAAVVPFHSVKVYHLNKLSNEDCWLVFANHAFPLSRSSGNRGTLEKIGKEIVKKCNGLPLAAQSLGGMLRRKHAIRDWNNVLESDIWELPESQCKIIPALRISYNYLPPHLKRCFVYCSLYPKDYKIQKHELILLWMAEDLVKAPKKGKTLEQVGKEYFDELVSRSFFQSSSHPTSGNCFLMHDLMHDLATFLGGEFYFRADELRKGTKINRKTRHLSFTRFSDPVSDIEIFETVKFSRTFLPIDYKDFPFNNEKAPRVIGSMLKYLRVLSFRDFQSVLALPDSIGELIHLRYLNLSYTGIATLPESLCNLYNLQTLKLYCCSELTKLPGAMQNLVNLRHLEILNTSIKEMPKGMGKLNQMQNLDFYIAGKHIENSINQLRGLPNLHGSFCIQKLENVTQAEEALEARLMDKKHINDLSLEWSVCNNNSTNFQIELDVLSNLQPHQDLKSLSISGYKGTRFPEWMENCSYYYTTILSLHNCNNCSKLPSLGQLLSLRRLHISNMISVKTIDAGFYKKNDCSSVTPFPSLESLYIYNMPCWETWVAFDSEAFLVLKDLYIQNCPKLKGDLPDHLPALQTLAIRNCELLVSSVPGTPTLRTLEISESNKLAFHSFPLLVERIEIEGSPVVESMMEAITNIQPTCLHYLSIKDCSSDISFPGDHLPISLKTLIISGLNKLKFPMQHKHELLESLSVNSSCDSLTSLPLVSFPNLIRLQIINCENMESLSVLGSDSFKSLSSFEIGRCPNFVSFSGEGLSAPNLTRFIVYDCDKLKSLPDQMCTLLPKMEYLSISNCQQLESFPEGGMPPNLRIVEINNCEKLLSGQPWVSKDIFTYLKVWGPCDGINSFPKEGLLPPSLTSLQLFGFSSLETLECKGLLHLTSLREFHIQSCKKLANIVGERLPISLIKLSINRCPLLQKRCHIKDRQIWPKISHVRGINIDGRWIQ